Proteins from a single region of Buchnera aphidicola (Cinara curvipes):
- the mnmA gene encoding tRNA 2-thiouridine(34) synthase MnmA, with protein MKKKKVILAMSGGVDSSVSAWLLLKKGYDVEGLFMKNWDENDSHDYCSAKIDLIDAKSVCKKLGIFLHKINFSTEYWKKVFKKFISGYKKGHTPNPDILCNKFIKFNVCLNFVFKYLKADYFSTGHYASIKKIKNKFYLYKAIDLEKDQSYFLYTLTSKILSKIFFPLSQIKKYQTRIIAKKIKLPVYKKKDSTGICFIQPKKFNLFLNRYIPYKTGRILTMSGEFIGLHIGYEYYTIGQRKGLKIGGKKNKNMYPWYVVKKDIDSNIIRVVQGKGNPYLLSYGFLTNKIHWINDKPNLLNFKCTVQIRYRYNPIICQINFDKKNNYIEVLFNEPNLCITIGQSAVFYYHDLCLGGAIIKKNIPYLP; from the coding sequence ATGAAAAAAAAAAAAGTTATTTTAGCTATGTCAGGAGGAGTTGATTCTTCTGTTTCAGCTTGGTTATTATTAAAAAAGGGATATGATGTAGAAGGTTTATTTATGAAAAATTGGGATGAAAATGATTCTCATGATTATTGTTCTGCTAAAATTGATTTAATTGATGCAAAATCCGTTTGTAAAAAATTAGGTATTTTTTTACATAAAATTAATTTTTCTACAGAATATTGGAAAAAAGTATTTAAAAAATTTATTTCAGGATATAAAAAGGGACATACACCAAACCCAGATATTTTATGCAACAAATTTATAAAATTTAATGTTTGTTTAAATTTTGTATTTAAATATTTGAAAGCAGATTATTTTTCTACTGGACATTATGCTTCTATTAAAAAAATAAAAAATAAATTTTATTTATATAAAGCAATAGATTTAGAAAAAGATCAAAGTTATTTTTTGTATACTTTAACATCAAAAATTTTATCTAAAATTTTTTTTCCATTGTCTCAAATAAAAAAATATCAAACACGTATAATAGCTAAAAAAATAAAATTACCTGTTTATAAAAAAAAAGACTCAACTGGAATTTGTTTTATTCAACCTAAAAAATTTAATTTATTTTTAAATCGTTATATTCCTTATAAAACAGGAAGAATATTAACTATGTCAGGAGAATTTATTGGATTACATATAGGTTATGAATATTATACTATCGGCCAAAGAAAAGGATTAAAAATTGGCGGTAAAAAAAATAAAAATATGTATCCTTGGTATGTAGTAAAAAAAGACATAGATTCTAATATTATTAGAGTAGTTCAAGGAAAAGGTAATCCTTATTTATTATCATACGGATTTTTAACAAATAAAATTCATTGGATTAATGATAAACCAAATTTATTAAACTTTAAATGTACGGTACAAATTAGATATAGATATAATCCTATTATTTGTCAAATTAATTTTGATAAAAAAAATAATTATATAGAAGTACTATTTAATGAACCGAATTTATGCATTACAATAGGACAATCAGCAGTATTTTATTATCATGATTTATGTCTTGGGGGTGCTATTATAAAAAAAAATATACCATATTTACCATAA
- the rnc gene encoding ribonuclease III, whose amino-acid sequence MKPMVIKKIQKFIGYKFTNISLLKHALTHRSASKKHNERLEFLGDSILSFIIAKALYHHFPKVNEGGMSRMRATLVRGNTLAEIASEFSLGSYLKLGQGEKKSGGFKRESILANAIEAIIASIFLDSNIYTVERIILQWYKKRFKKMNPIGTKKDPKTRLQEFLQSKHFPLPIYHVGQIYGAAHNQIFTIYCKINGLSEILIGIGASRRKAEQDAAQNALIRLEVE is encoded by the coding sequence ATGAAGCCGATGGTTATAAAAAAAATACAAAAATTTATTGGATATAAGTTTACTAATATATCTTTATTAAAACACGCTCTAACCCACAGAAGTGCTAGTAAAAAACATAATGAAAGATTAGAATTTTTAGGGGATTCTATTCTTAGTTTTATTATAGCAAAAGCACTATATCACCATTTTCCTAAAGTAAATGAAGGAGGAATGAGTAGAATGAGAGCTACATTAGTTAGAGGAAATACATTAGCAGAAATTGCATCTGAATTTTCCTTGGGTAGTTATCTTAAATTAGGGCAAGGAGAAAAAAAAAGTGGAGGATTTAAACGTGAATCTATATTAGCTAATGCTATAGAAGCTATAATAGCTAGTATATTTTTAGATAGTAATATTTATACTGTAGAACGAATAATTTTACAATGGTATAAAAAACGTTTTAAAAAAATGAACCCTATTGGAACAAAAAAAGATCCAAAAACTAGATTACAAGAATTTTTACAATCAAAACATTTTCCATTACCAATATATCATGTAGGACAAATTTATGGAGCTGCACATAATCAAATTTTTACTATTTATTGCAAAATAAATGGATTATCAGAAATTTTAATTGGAATTGGAGCTAGTCGTAGAAAAGCTGAACAAGATGCAGCTCAAAATGCATTAATTAGATTAGAGGTAGAATGA
- the lipB gene encoding lipoyl(octanoyl) transferase LipB, whose translation MNIIIRDLGLCHWIDIEKSMMEFTQHRNKNTIDELWFLEHYPVFTYGASEKKYCFSHINNIPVFQSIRGGKITFHGPGQLIIYLLINLQRKKIKFYKLVQSVEILIIKLLKKIKISSYTRDNWPGVYVKKKKICSLGFRIINGCSLHGLALNVDMNLEPFKYINPCGSKNIIMTQIKDFNKNISIQKIKKIFIHQFCMFFNYKLI comes from the coding sequence ATGAATATTATTATACGAGATTTAGGTTTATGTCACTGGATTGATATAGAAAAAAGTATGATGGAATTTACACAACATAGAAATAAAAATACAATTGATGAATTATGGTTTTTAGAACACTATCCAGTCTTTACTTATGGTGCTTCAGAAAAAAAATATTGTTTTTCACATATTAATAATATACCAGTATTTCAATCTATTCGAGGCGGAAAAATTACTTTTCATGGACCAGGTCAACTAATTATATATTTGTTAATTAATTTACAAAGAAAAAAAATTAAATTTTATAAATTAGTACAAAGTGTTGAAATATTAATTATTAAATTATTAAAAAAAATAAAAATATCATCATATACAAGAGATAATTGGCCTGGTGTATATGTTAAAAAAAAAAAAATTTGTTCATTAGGTTTTAGAATTATTAATGGTTGTTCTTTACACGGTTTGGCATTAAATGTAGATATGAATTTAGAACCTTTTAAATATATCAACCCATGTGGAAGTAAAAATATTATAATGACACAGATAAAAGATTTTAATAAAAATATTAGTATACAAAAAATAAAGAAAATTTTTATACATCAATTTTGTATGTTTTTTAATTATAAATTAATATAA
- the lepA gene encoding translation elongation factor 4, which yields MKYIRNFSIIAHIDHGKSTLSDRLIQICGGLSKREMSDQVLDTMDLERERGITIKAQSVTINYTSKKGKNFYLNFIDTPGHVNFAYEVSRALSACEGALLIIDAAQSVQAQTVANCLSALKMNLSILPILNKIDLPNARPKQVCQDIRDIIGISTKDIVLCSAKTGQGIPELLEKIITVIPSPKGNINNPLQALVIDSWFDKYLGVVSLVRIKNGFIKIKDKILILRTQKVYQVEQLGIFTPKRILKPMLSCGEVGWVICGIKDIHSILVGETITSFKNPSTNLISGFQKIKPKIYAGLFPIKTNQYNQFKEALNKLQLNDSSLFYEPENSQALGFGFRCGFLGILHMEIVQSRLEREYNIEIILTAPTVVYEVILIKSKKIIYLDNPVKFPNTNLIYEIREPIAFCNILTPTKYIGEIINLCIKKRGIQKNLIYHNKKTVIQYEIPLSEVISNFFDKLKSISSGYASLEYNSIGFRKSDLVKIDILINSMKIDALSSICHRKNSIRIAKNIIEKIKKIIPRHQFNVPIQAAIENNIISRANVKQLRKNVLSKCYGGDISRKKKLLQKQKKGKKRMKVIGNVKIPQEIFFSILQID from the coding sequence ATGAAATATATAAGAAATTTTTCTATTATTGCCCATATAGATCATGGGAAATCTACTTTATCTGATCGATTAATACAGATTTGTGGAGGTTTGTCTAAAAGAGAAATGTCGGATCAAGTTTTAGATACTATGGATTTAGAACGTGAGCGTGGCATTACGATTAAAGCACAAAGTGTGACAATTAATTATACTTCAAAAAAAGGAAAAAATTTTTATTTAAATTTTATTGATACACCGGGACATGTTAATTTCGCTTATGAAGTTTCACGTGCACTATCAGCATGTGAAGGAGCTTTATTAATAATAGATGCAGCTCAAAGTGTACAAGCCCAAACAGTTGCAAATTGTCTTAGCGCTTTAAAAATGAATTTATCAATTTTACCAATTTTAAATAAAATTGATTTACCTAATGCCAGACCAAAACAAGTATGTCAAGATATAAGAGATATTATTGGAATTTCAACAAAGGATATTGTTTTATGTTCTGCAAAAACAGGTCAAGGAATACCTGAATTATTAGAAAAAATTATAACGGTTATTCCTTCTCCAAAAGGAAATATTAATAATCCCTTACAAGCTTTAGTAATTGATTCTTGGTTTGACAAGTATTTAGGTGTAGTATCATTGGTACGTATAAAGAATGGTTTTATAAAAATAAAAGATAAAATACTTATTTTAAGAACTCAAAAAGTATATCAAGTAGAACAATTAGGTATTTTTACACCAAAAAGAATTTTAAAACCAATGTTATCTTGCGGAGAAGTAGGATGGGTGATATGCGGAATTAAAGATATTCATTCTATACTAGTTGGTGAAACTATTACATCATTTAAAAATCCTTCTACTAATTTAATATCAGGTTTTCAAAAAATTAAACCAAAAATATATGCTGGTTTGTTTCCAATAAAAACTAATCAATATAATCAATTTAAAGAAGCTCTAAATAAACTTCAATTAAATGACTCTTCTTTATTTTATGAGCCTGAAAATTCACAAGCATTAGGATTTGGATTTAGATGTGGGTTTTTAGGAATATTACACATGGAAATTGTTCAATCAAGACTAGAGCGGGAATATAATATAGAGATTATTTTAACTGCACCAACTGTTGTATATGAAGTTATTTTAATAAAAAGTAAAAAAATAATTTATTTAGATAATCCAGTAAAATTTCCTAATACCAATTTAATTTATGAAATTAGAGAACCAATAGCTTTTTGTAATATTTTAACACCTACTAAATATATTGGAGAAATTATTAATTTATGTATTAAAAAAAGAGGAATACAAAAAAACTTAATATATCATAATAAAAAAACCGTTATTCAATATGAAATTCCATTATCAGAAGTAATTTCAAATTTTTTTGATAAATTAAAATCTATTTCTAGTGGATATGCTTCATTAGAATATAATTCTATTGGTTTTAGAAAAAGTGATTTAGTTAAAATTGATATTTTAATTAATTCTATGAAAATTGATGCATTATCATCTATTTGTCATAGAAAAAACTCTATTCGTATTGCTAAAAATATAATAGAAAAAATTAAAAAAATAATACCAAGACATCAATTTAATGTACCTATTCAAGCTGCTATTGAAAATAATATTATTTCTAGAGCTAATGTTAAACAACTTAGAAAAAATGTATTATCAAAATGTTATGGGGGCGATATTAGTCGCAAAAAAAAATTATTACAAAAACAAAAAAAAGGAAAAAAAAGAATGAAAGTTATTGGAAATGTAAAAATTCCTCAAGAAATATTTTTTTCTATATTACAAATTGATTAA
- the lipA gene encoding lipoyl synthase produces MFKKKKIGISYKKEKDIHIIPTILSSNKFTSALKKPHWLKIRLPSNLYKINKIKNILKNNKLHSVCEEAHCPNLSECFNNGTATFMILGSICTRKCPFCAVKKGRALKVDINEPKKIFDVILKLKLKYVVLTSVSRDDLKDGGAGHFSKCIYTIRKKKNIKIEILVPDFRGREIIALNKINKYPPDVFNHNIENVPRLYSIVRPGANYIKSLNLLYEFKKICPNIPTKSGLMLGLGEKKSEVISVLKDLKSVGVSIITIGQYMQPSKNHLSVQKYITPQEFITFQNIALSLGFSNVFSGPLVRSSYHADQQYLSC; encoded by the coding sequence ATGTTTAAGAAAAAAAAAATAGGTATATCTTATAAAAAAGAAAAAGATATACATATTATACCTACAATATTATCTTCTAACAAATTTACATCTGCTTTAAAAAAACCTCATTGGTTAAAAATTAGATTACCTTCTAATTTATATAAAATTAATAAAATTAAAAATATATTAAAAAATAATAAACTTCATTCTGTATGCGAAGAAGCTCATTGTCCAAATTTATCAGAATGTTTTAATAATGGAACTGCAACATTTATGATACTAGGTTCTATATGTACTCGTAAATGTCCTTTTTGTGCAGTAAAAAAAGGAAGAGCTTTAAAAGTAGATATTAATGAACCAAAAAAAATATTTGATGTAATTTTAAAATTAAAATTAAAATATGTTGTTTTAACATCAGTATCTAGAGATGACTTAAAAGATGGTGGAGCGGGGCATTTCTCTAAATGTATTTATACTATTCGAAAAAAAAAGAATATAAAAATAGAAATACTAGTTCCTGATTTTAGGGGAAGAGAAATAATAGCATTAAATAAAATAAATAAATACCCTCCTGATGTATTTAATCATAATATTGAAAATGTTCCTAGATTATATTCAATAGTACGTCCTGGAGCAAATTATATAAAATCTTTAAATTTATTATATGAGTTTAAAAAAATATGTCCTAATATACCTACAAAATCTGGACTAATGTTGGGTTTAGGTGAAAAAAAAAGTGAAGTTATTTCAGTATTAAAAGATTTAAAATCAGTAGGTGTATCTATTATTACAATAGGACAATATATGCAACCCAGTAAAAATCATTTATCAGTACAGAAATATATTACACCTCAAGAATTTATAACTTTTCAAAATATAGCATTATCTTTAGGTTTTTCTAATGTATTTTCTGGTCCTTTAGTAAGATCTTCTTATCACGCTGATCAACAATATTTATCCTGTTAA
- a CDS encoding exoribonuclease II, which produces MFQNNSLLIQLKNKLHKKKPRVEGIVKSTSKGFGFLEVDSKKTYFIPSKNMKKVIHGDKIIALIEKENDKEIVYPEKLIEPFLKRFIGSIYKKNNCIYIQSNYPYVRNTTFYRYKTSVQRSWKNGDWVIAELKKHSLRDNNYFSIKIIKFISEKNNPLLPWYVILTRHNLEKKSPIVNFLSLTSHIIENNNRIDLTYLDFITIDSYNTKDIDDALFVEKTENDKFILTVAIADPTEYILEDTEIDNIAKKRMFTNYLPGLNISMLPKELSENICSLQPFLKRPVLACRIIIDNSGHIIMKKTEFFLAWIKSKSKLSYEKVSDWLEKKGNWRPDNEKIEQQILLLKKIYIIRNFWRKKNALVFKDRLEYRFNISKEWEILNISIEKRRIAHKIIEESMITANICAANFLDKKLGFGLYNTHSGFNIFNAKNVIEFLKQYNIFYKVEEIMTLSGFCKLRRSLDELCNEYVNYRIYRFQSFGEISIFSKPHFSLGLTSYATWTSPIRKYSDMINHRLIKSVINKKNNIMPPDNILLSHIIDRKRKTRMAVREIEEWLYIKFFYKQNLHNTYYQADIIDILKGGIRARLLKNGAFIFIPASYIHNVRNELVFYPELGVIYIKNKIHYKVSDNIIVHSLIINNDTRTIIASLVN; this is translated from the coding sequence ATGTTTCAAAATAATTCTTTACTTATACAATTAAAAAATAAATTACATAAGAAAAAACCTAGAGTTGAAGGAATCGTAAAAAGTACTAGTAAAGGTTTTGGATTTTTAGAAGTTGATTCTAAAAAAACATATTTTATCCCTTCTAAAAATATGAAAAAAGTTATTCATGGAGATAAAATAATAGCTTTAATTGAAAAAGAAAATGATAAAGAAATTGTATATCCAGAAAAATTAATAGAACCTTTTTTAAAAAGATTTATAGGTTCTATATACAAAAAAAACAATTGTATTTATATACAATCAAATTATCCATATGTACGAAATACAACATTTTATAGATATAAAACTTCAGTACAAAGATCATGGAAAAACGGAGATTGGGTAATAGCGGAATTAAAAAAACATAGTTTACGTGATAATAATTATTTTAGTATAAAAATTATAAAATTTATATCTGAAAAAAACAATCCATTATTACCATGGTATGTTATATTAACAAGGCATAATTTGGAAAAAAAATCACCGATAGTTAATTTTTTAAGTTTAACATCACATATTATTGAAAATAATAATAGAATAGATTTAACATACTTAGATTTTATTACTATAGACAGTTATAATACTAAAGATATTGATGATGCTCTTTTTGTAGAAAAAACAGAAAATGATAAATTTATCTTAACGGTAGCAATTGCAGATCCTACAGAATATATATTAGAAGATACAGAGATAGATAATATAGCTAAAAAACGAATGTTTACTAATTATTTGCCTGGATTAAATATATCTATGTTGCCAAAAGAATTATCTGAAAATATTTGTTCTCTACAACCTTTTTTAAAAAGACCAGTATTAGCATGTCGAATAATTATTGATAATAGTGGTCATATTATAATGAAAAAAACAGAATTTTTTTTAGCATGGATTAAATCAAAAAGTAAATTATCATATGAAAAAGTATCAGATTGGTTAGAAAAAAAAGGGAACTGGAGACCTGATAATGAAAAAATTGAACAGCAAATATTATTATTAAAAAAAATATATATAATTCGTAATTTTTGGAGAAAAAAAAACGCTTTAGTATTTAAAGATCGTTTAGAATATCGATTTAATATATCTAAAGAATGGGAAATATTAAATATTTCTATAGAAAAGAGGAGAATTGCACATAAAATTATTGAAGAATCTATGATTACAGCTAATATTTGTGCAGCTAATTTTTTAGATAAAAAATTAGGTTTTGGTTTATATAATACACATTCTGGTTTTAATATATTTAATGCTAAAAATGTTATTGAATTTTTAAAACAGTATAATATTTTTTATAAAGTAGAAGAAATCATGACTTTATCTGGTTTTTGTAAATTAAGAAGATCATTAGATGAATTATGTAATGAGTATGTTAATTATAGAATTTATCGATTTCAATCTTTTGGAGAAATAAGCATTTTTTCTAAACCTCATTTTTCTTTAGGTTTAACATCTTATGCTACTTGGACTTCTCCGATTAGAAAATATAGTGATATGATTAATCATAGATTAATTAAATCTGTAATAAATAAAAAAAATAATATTATGCCACCTGATAATATTTTATTATCACATATTATTGATCGTAAAAGAAAAACACGTATGGCAGTTAGAGAAATAGAAGAATGGTTATACATAAAATTTTTTTATAAACAAAATCTTCATAACACATATTATCAAGCAGATATTATTGACATTTTAAAAGGAGGTATACGTGCTCGTTTATTGAAAAATGGTGCTTTTATTTTCATTCCTGCTTCATACATACATAATGTGCGTAATGAATTGGTTTTTTATCCAGAATTAGGAGTTATATATATAAAAAATAAAATTCATTATAAAGTATCAGATAATATAATAGTACATTCTTTAATTATAAATAATGATACTAGAACAATTATTGCATCTCTTGTTAATTAA
- the sppA gene encoding signal peptide peptidase SppA, with protein MNKILKFIMQIFTCINKILNIIKEIFSHTILLLMIGFIFWIAFNFKKNTYTPIPEEIKPKLLVISLNNRIEETTGFESLTEKTNYSFWNQKIQKERVTSVFEIAEKINQAKNDPNIIGLMLRIENDFSANQVVLKYMGKKINEFKESKKPVVTIGNSFSQSAYYLASFSNKIFLSKNGNIQINGITTSKLYLKKFLDLNNINMHIFRIGKYKSAVEPFLRNSPSKESKKIDQRLIRYKWKEFLQDIAYNRKILINQIYPNPDYIIKYLKNNKNNYAKYALKNNLVDHLVDGNSINKYLLDIFYKKEKNPSYEAIEINDYKINKNNISPNYNKIAIILANGVIENNSNSSSSMNVKSIIDQINIAEHDNNIKAVVLRINSPGGNIEVSEIIRKKLIELHKHKKPLVISMGETSASGGYWIATAGNYIFAHKTTITGSIGIFSIVPTLEKVLSSIGITNQIISTKHNSSYNIFNDLSSQNKKKINLEISRGYEKFIKIVAQSRNKTIKEIHEIAQGRVWLGKDAKKIGLIDQIGDIDSAVEKAAQLANVKDYNVLWLQDQNSLINLIKEKINLLKKEIFKHALYTLFSREFVNKIFVFYKNISYVINTLEFNKLMSLYLNDYQIK; from the coding sequence ATGAATAAAATTTTAAAATTTATAATGCAAATATTTACATGTATAAATAAGATATTAAACATAATAAAAGAAATATTTTCACACACAATATTATTACTAATGATTGGTTTTATATTTTGGATAGCTTTTAATTTTAAAAAAAATACTTATACTCCAATACCAGAGGAAATAAAACCAAAACTATTAGTAATAAGTTTAAACAATCGAATAGAAGAAACAACAGGATTTGAGTCTTTAACAGAAAAAACTAATTATTCTTTTTGGAATCAAAAAATACAAAAAGAAAGAGTTACTTCTGTTTTTGAAATTGCTGAAAAAATTAACCAAGCTAAAAATGATCCTAATATTATTGGATTAATGTTAAGAATAGAAAATGATTTTTCTGCAAATCAGGTTGTTTTAAAATATATGGGAAAAAAAATAAATGAATTTAAGGAATCTAAAAAACCTGTTGTTACTATAGGTAATAGTTTTTCACAAAGTGCATATTATTTAGCAAGTTTTTCAAACAAAATTTTTTTATCAAAAAATGGAAATATTCAGATAAATGGAATTACTACTAGTAAATTATATTTAAAAAAATTTTTAGATTTGAACAATATTAATATGCATATTTTTAGAATAGGAAAATATAAATCAGCCGTTGAACCTTTTTTGAGAAATTCTCCATCAAAAGAAAGTAAAAAAATAGATCAAAGGTTAATAAGGTATAAATGGAAAGAATTTTTACAAGATATAGCTTATAATAGAAAAATTTTAATTAATCAAATATATCCTAATCCTGATTATATAATTAAATATTTAAAAAATAATAAAAATAATTATGCGAAATATGCACTAAAAAACAATTTGGTAGACCATCTTGTAGATGGTAATAGTATTAATAAATATTTACTTGATATCTTTTATAAGAAAGAAAAAAATCCTTCTTATGAAGCAATTGAAATTAACGATTATAAAATTAATAAAAACAATATATCTCCAAATTATAATAAAATTGCAATTATATTAGCTAACGGAGTTATTGAAAATAATTCTAATTCATCTTCATCTATGAATGTTAAAAGTATTATAGACCAAATAAATATAGCGGAACATGATAATAATATTAAAGCAGTTGTATTGAGAATTAATAGCCCGGGGGGTAATATTGAAGTTTCAGAAATAATAAGAAAAAAATTAATTGAATTACATAAACATAAAAAACCACTAGTAATTTCTATGGGAGAAACCAGTGCTTCAGGAGGTTATTGGATTGCTACAGCTGGTAATTATATCTTTGCACATAAAACAACAATAACTGGATCTATAGGTATTTTTTCTATTGTACCTACTTTAGAAAAAGTATTATCATCTATAGGTATAACAAATCAAATAATTAGTACTAAACATAATAGTAGTTATAACATATTTAATGATCTTTCTAGTCAAAATAAGAAAAAAATCAATCTAGAAATTTCCCGTGGATATGAAAAATTTATTAAAATTGTAGCTCAATCAAGAAATAAAACAATAAAAGAGATTCATGAAATAGCACAAGGACGCGTTTGGTTAGGAAAAGATGCAAAAAAAATAGGATTAATAGATCAAATTGGTGATATTGATTCTGCTGTTGAAAAAGCTGCACAATTAGCTAATGTTAAAGATTATAATGTGTTATGGTTACAAGATCAAAATTCATTAATTAATCTTATAAAAGAAAAAATAAATCTATTAAAAAAAGAAATATTTAAACATGCTTTATATACATTGTTTTCTAGGGAATTTGTTAATAAAATATTTGTATTTTATAAAAATATTTCTTATGTAATAAATACATTAGAATTTAATAAACTAATGTCTCTTTATTTGAATGACTATCAAATAAAATAA
- a CDS encoding enoyl-ACP reductase FabI has translation MSFLKNKKILIFGVKNCFSIAWGIAISMYKQKAKLAFVYHNIKSKKKIMPLAKKVKSKIILQCDINSDNSIKKLFIKLFDIWGMFDGIVHSIAYVPRIQLNKDFIKIINRKDFLNAFETNTFSLIAIIKVAVKFLNKKASILTLTYIGSIKFIPYYNIMGITKAALESSIRYLSVSMGKKNIRVNAISSGSIKTTASYIIKNFHKIISTDKNYSPLNRNVTIKEIGNVAAFLCSDLSSGITGQVIYVDVGRNIM, from the coding sequence ATGTCTTTTTTAAAAAATAAAAAAATTTTAATTTTTGGTGTTAAAAATTGTTTTTCGATTGCTTGGGGAATAGCTATATCCATGTATAAACAAAAAGCTAAATTAGCATTTGTTTATCATAACATAAAATCAAAAAAAAAAATAATGCCACTTGCAAAAAAAGTAAAATCTAAAATTATTCTACAATGTGATATTAATTCGGATAACTCAATAAAAAAATTATTTATAAAATTATTTGATATATGGGGTATGTTTGATGGAATTGTACATTCAATAGCTTATGTTCCTAGAATTCAATTAAATAAAGATTTTATTAAAATAATTAATCGTAAAGATTTTTTAAATGCTTTTGAAACTAATACTTTTAGTTTGATAGCAATTATTAAAGTAGCTGTAAAATTTTTAAATAAAAAAGCTTCTATTTTAACTTTAACCTATATTGGTTCTATTAAATTTATACCATATTATAATATTATGGGTATTACAAAAGCTGCATTAGAATCAAGTATACGATATTTATCTGTTTCTATGGGAAAAAAAAATATACGAGTTAATGCAATTTCTTCTGGATCTATTAAAACTACAGCATCGTATATAATAAAAAATTTTCATAAAATAATTAGTACAGATAAAAATTATTCACCTTTAAATAGAAATGTTACTATTAAAGAGATTGGAAATGTAGCTGCTTTTTTATGTTCTGATTTATCTAGTGGTATTACAGGACAAGTTATATATGTAGATGTTGGAAGAAATATTATGTAG
- the lepB gene encoding signal peptidase I, whose amino-acid sequence MKKLLIELLQYFFIIFFIFGIRLFFYQSFSIYSDSMKPSLLEGDYILVQKLFYNINNLNKKIKFNNYKPKRNDVVVFKYSKNKNLKYIKRIIGLPGDIVFYHPFTKKIYIINKINNRYSVIFNKKKEIKHIIFNQIKNNKNFYNKQTHTYRSLINEKYKEIFKNHVHDIMISHGIKNYLYLYNKKNKNQKKWTWIIPQDQYFVIGDNRDKSADSRLWGLVKKENILGKAKYIWFSINYKSKKWLNIIRFERIFKKIQ is encoded by the coding sequence ATAAAAAAATTATTAATAGAATTATTACAATATTTTTTTATTATATTTTTTATTTTTGGTATACGGCTATTTTTTTATCAATCTTTTTCTATTTATTCAGATTCAATGAAGCCATCTTTATTAGAAGGTGATTATATATTAGTTCAAAAACTTTTTTATAATATAAACAATTTAAATAAAAAAATTAAATTTAATAATTATAAACCCAAAAGAAATGATGTTGTTGTGTTTAAATATTCAAAAAATAAAAATTTAAAATATATTAAACGTATTATTGGTTTACCTGGAGACATAGTTTTCTATCATCCTTTTACAAAAAAAATATATATTATTAATAAAATTAATAATAGATATTCTGTTATTTTTAACAAAAAAAAAGAAATTAAACATATTATTTTTAATCAAATTAAAAATAATAAAAATTTTTATAATAAACAGACTCATACATATCGCTCATTAATAAATGAAAAATATAAAGAAATATTTAAAAATCATGTGCATGATATAATGATATCTCATGGTATAAAAAATTATTTATATTTATATAATAAAAAAAATAAAAATCAAAAAAAATGGACATGGATAATCCCTCAAGATCAATACTTTGTTATAGGAGATAATAGAGATAAAAGCGCAGATAGCAGATTATGGGGGTTAGTTAAAAAAGAAAATATATTGGGAAAAGCAAAATATATATGGTTTAGTATAAATTATAAAAGTAAAAAATGGTTGAATATAATACGTTTTGAGAGAATTTTTAAAAAAATTCAATAA